From Phragmites australis chromosome 5, lpPhrAust1.1, whole genome shotgun sequence, a single genomic window includes:
- the LOC133918376 gene encoding ribulose bisphosphate carboxylase small subunit, chloroplastic-like, with the protein MGKLLSCLKLASPLQLRLLLPAIAVSFLSLSCFSLSVKNMFINTTASLVAGASIFSLRPAKLAGRRLPGPSCRARTASHGFRTYCMKTWNPFTNTRYEALSYLPPLTEESIAKEIEFIMSKGWVPCLEFDEAGRIHRSNSQMPGYYDGRYWTLWKLPMFGCTDASQVLREAEECRKEYPDAYIRLIAFDSSRQCQCMSFVIHKPSSSPPAAAAAPTARTEASLA; encoded by the exons ATGGGCAAACTACTCTCCTGTTTAAAGCTGGCATCACCGCTCCAGCTTCGCCTGCTGCTCCCAGCCATTGCCGTCTCTTTTCTAAGCCTCTCTTGCTTCTCGCTCTCTGTCAAGAACATGTTCATCAACACGACAGCCAGCCTGGTCGCCGGCGCCAGCATCTTCAGCCTGCGTCCGGCGAAGCTTGCCGGAAGGAGGCTGCCAGGTCCATCTTGCAGGGCAAGGACTGCGTCCCATGGCTTCAGAACTTACTGCATGAAG ACATGGAACCCTTTCACGAACACGAGGTACGAGGCGCTGTCGTACCTGCCTCCCCTCACCGAAGAATCCATCGCCAAGGAGATCGAGTTCATCATGTCCAAAGGATGGGTGCCTTGCCTGGAGTTTGACGAG GCCGGGCGGATCCACCGGAGCAACAGCCAGATGCCGGGGTACTACGACGGCCGGTACTGGACGCTGTGGAAGCTGCCCATGTTCGGCTGCACCGACGCCTCCCAGGTGCTCCGCGAGGCGGAAGAGTGCCGGAAAGAGTACCCGGACGCCTACATCCGCCTCATCGCCTTCGACAGCTCGCGTCAGTGCCAGTGCATGTCATTCGTCATCCACAAGCCCTCCTCTTCCCCtccagcagcggcagcagcaccAACAGCTAGAACTGAAGCCAGCCTAGCTTAG